TCTCCTTATACGTCGACAACATATTTTCAATATTTTGGTGCAATTGGCCGGGGCACCATCGGAAAATGACTCCTGGTTGGTCTTGCTCTTCCTAAGCCCTCGTTCCTTTGCCCCTTTGAACTTTGGTTGGTAACGACTGCACCGCCCAACAAGCTGTTCGTGCCTATGGTGCCAGGCGTCTTTGAGCCATTATCGCAGGCTGGCGGCTTAAAGGCTCTTCGTCTCAAAATCATGTATCGTCCGTGTTCGGAGATAGGTGCTGGTTACTACCCCAACAATAACACTCAGCACCTTTCCATGGATACATGGAAGGCTTCGCAGCCTCCGTCACGACAATCGCTTGGCCAGCACTGACCATGTTGTGCTCAGGAATTCGCTCTTTTCCCGGCATAGACTTTGGAAAAATTGGCATGAGATCGGCACTGTAAAGAGCATGTTTCTGGCTTCTGTCGGCGTCAAGAAGGTCGATTTCCCGTGGGCGGGGTGGCGAAGACTGCATGTGGTGACGACAGTTCTCGCCACGTCAGGCTGTGACGCATCTGGATCATCTCGATTGCCTGCGGCTTTGTTACACAAGGGTCCTGGGTCCCCAGCACGTTAGTGGTTAGTTAGCGACAACATACATTGCTTTTAGGAGGAGGGTAAGGAGGGGTGCAGGAAACTTGACAGTCGCTACGGGCATGTTCCGCTTCATGTTGCCCGAGGTTCACTCACGCAGCATCACCTTTCATGGCCGCGATATtgcggcgatgaggatgtTTGACTTGTGAACTTGAAGTCGTGCGATTATTGCTCTGTAAGTATCGTACCTGTTTCTCGGGGCAATAAGGTCCAAGATCGACGCGTCCGAGTGAGTATGTTCCCAGTATCACCTGCTTTAATTTGATGTTGACCGCTCGAACGGAGTCCGTCTTGACGTTTAGGGTACTAAAAGCGACGTCCCATGTAGCGCGGGACACGCGGGTGTCAGAAGGCGAGAGAAACCTTTCGCATGGTCCAGCGTCAGCTAGTGCGTCTACGTGTAGTGCGAGTCATGGTAACGCGCCCGCGTTTCTGAATTCTTGAGGCCACCTTTGCCGTTGATGACGACTATAATCTATGTCTCCAGGCTTCTATCAGGTCCAACTTTAGCATCGGTAACTCATTGGTTTTGCGATTGCACATCGAATCAGCACAATTGTGGATTCTGACGGTATAATTGTACCGGGTCCTGGGCGAGATGTGAAACTTGGAGGGCCAGCGGAGACATGTCGAAGCGGAAGACGTCACTTCCGAGGGCTAGTGGACAACATGAAGTCCAACGATGCGGAGAGGCTGATGAGAACGCCGACAGCTACCAGTGGCAAGCGACAAAGGATAGTTGCTGGGAAGATGCAGTGCTGTGTCTTTTGCAATTCGAAGTTACTTGCGTTGCTCGCGCACATAGTGGGTACATGTACGAAACTCGCGTGTCGGTCACACGGTACAACTGCGCTCGTGCACGTATCGTTACACAAGGGTCATACTACATGTCGGGTATGCCCAAGCCCCTGCGGAAAGGTACCCGGATCATGTAGCACCGTGCCGTAGAGGACATATTTACGAAGTAGGCATCGATGTTGCAGCGTGTGCACGCAGTGCTGGTTGTTCCATGAGATGGTGCGCAGATGTGCCGTTTCGCAGTCCATGCAGGGACAGCATAGGCACTGAAGCTGCTGTCTTTAAGTAGCACCTTCACGGTTGTGTGCCGCCGCTAGCACGCATGAACCGAGTAGCAGCACCGCTCCGCATTTCTGTTCCCATGCGGTACAGGCCCAGGTTTATTGTTCAAGGGCGCAGGATGCGCTTTGATGGCCTCCAATTATCTGATACAAGTGCCTCGTTGTTTGATTTTCCGACACTGTTCCCAGTGCGTGATTACATGCGAAACGGCAGCTTGAGGTTCGGGTGATGCTGATTTACCTGGGAGGAGAAGCAAGGAAGCTGTGCTCGTCCCTAGGCGCGCGATACATGCACCACAACACGAGGCTACAtatgggcagcagcacgaagTGAACCCGTACAATGACGTTGAAAGATCCAGTTCTGGTAAAGCGAGCGAGGAAACGATGCGAGCAATGCTGGTGTGGTCGCACTGCGCGATGGCTTTGGCTTGTTTCGTACGGAAGAGCAGAAACTTTGCCTGTCCCAAACCGGGCGCAAAGTCGGCCAACGGCGTTTGTTTTCTCTTCTGAATAACAGAGAAGTAGCTCGAGGTGAGACTGTTGTCAGGCTACCTGTTCATCTATGGTGTCGAAAAGAGAATGTGCGACTGAAGCCAGTCCACCCCCTTGAAGCCTTTCGATTTTGGCGTGTATTTCGCACTTAGTAGTTAGTAACTGGCCGAGGGTTACCGGATGCTTCGATGCACCGGTATCCACTGAACGGGCTAGTTCCGTGTCCGAGCTCAATTGAATAAATGAGCACATAAGTACTACATGAACTGATGCTTCGTGACGCGGAGGAACTTTGATAAGGACTAGGTCATTGTAAGAACGGATGTTTCGTTAGGTAGACATGAATGCGGTACATGTCAACGTTGGATGCGCATGTACATGTGCTGCAACGACAATGTGCCCCGTGACGGCTCAACGGATTCCGCTACCGacttggcgatggcctcaTTTCCGCCTTCTCATGCTCCATCGCTGCATGTTGGGGCGGTGACAAGGCCGGTCACGGTCACCCAAGGACCTGGACCCCTTGTGTGGCGCCACACTACATGTAGGGTTCGGTCATATCACTCGGTTGCCCGAGGTCACCATTGATGATGCGATGCACCTTTGCCTACTATAAGTCGATACCAGGCCACTCCTTGTCAGCACACGGCACGGTGAACGTGGTGCTGGTAGCCGTTACCGACATGAACATTGACATCCCAGCCGTCGCTCTTTCATACTGCCCGGTttggtgccgctgctcccACTGGACTCACTGCAGGTCGGTCCAATGTAGGGCCCAGGGTTCAGCAACTGTTCCTTTTGCGAGGGCTGATGACAGCCGAACTGGCGCGCAACCCGACCTAGAGCGGTGGACCATCGACACCAGACACTGATATTCCGGCGGGCCTAGCGACTGGGGCATGGATGCATGTGAGTTGTGAGCGCACGCGCGCCGACATGGGTAGCATCGCCACATTTGAACGGTGATCGCGGAGGGATCCCTCCAGATTAGTGTGATTCGCGGACCCAACAGCACGTGGACGATGCcgcgcgacgagacgacgagggaTCGACGAGCTGGCTTGATGACCGAAAGCAGTTGAGCTCAACCAAAGGCGTCGCGGGTCAAGATCATTGGTGATGACGACAGGGCACTGATGGGTGGCAGTGAAATGCTGGTActcgacatggccgtcgcTCGACGCAGTCGCACGCTCTTACCAGCAGTCAAAGGCAAGAAGACTGAGCACTGGGGCGCAGGGCGAAGGCAAGGTCGCAGACATGGCAAATGACTACGTTAGCAGCAACATGAATATGGGTGGTGGCGTTGGTGTCGCGGGTGCAATTAAGTTGGCATGCACAGCCGCGCACAGCCAGACCGGCCCGGGCCCCCTCTATGAAGACACTGACACGACTGCTGCGTGCAAGGAACAGAAGAGAttggagatggcggcgcatCCTTGGATCAatgggcgggcgccgtcagAGTCTTGCTCGATATATGTTCCCGGGTCTGGACGCAGGCCGCTCGCTGCTAGTCAAGCAGAAAGAAAACCCGCATCTTTCTGTAAGTGGAAGAACACTGGAAGGGTCGGGAGATGCCGTTGGTCGCACGCAGATCTGCAGAAGCAAGCGTGGCGCGGCCAGATTGCGGCCACCATACTGCggtccggggggggggatggtgGATCgaccccatccatcgtcaactccacgcccgccctggCCCGCTAGCCAACCTTCAAGGGGAATGGCTCGGCGCGGCTcctggcgatgccgagcccTACCGCCTCTTCCTGGCCGTCGATTGGCGCCTCCAGGCGGCTGTACAATGTGGCCGCCTTGGAGCGCCGATTCATTTTCGGAACGCCGACCAGCCGGCAGCAGCTAGCGCTTGTCTCGAGTCTCGAGTCTCTGACACGGTGACATCGAACATGTCCCAGACCTGTTGTAAATACAAAAGATTCGTTATGGCTCGTTGCGTCGGGCTTGTATGGGGGAAATCTGGAAAACCCCGCGGCCCATTCCCTcgtcttccctcccccccctttctgtGGCCGCCCTATGCCGTCTCTCTCTTCAACGCGCAGCATTGATCGCATCTTGTCAAGTCAATTGGGCCCGGCCCGTGTACATATGTGACGCCTGACATCGGCcaaccgcccgcccctgATGCATCTCGAAGACATTGTCAccacggcggtgctggctgcccggGCGGCCGTGTCAGTGCTCCTCCCGCGACAGGCGCTGGATACGTCCCCCACGCAGTCTCAGATGAAGCCCCATGGCGACCTGGAGCAATATCGGAAATACGTGACGGGCAATCTCAACGGCACGACGCTCATCGTGCCCATCCCCCtgacgcgcgcccgcgagaTACTGCCCAAAGAATACGAGTTCCTCGACGGGGCGGCGTGGCAGAGCATGTTGCCAGACTTTCCCAGCGATAAGTATCCGctgatggtgacggcggtGTACGATCATGACGTGGGCAGCAAAGGGTACGGCGTCTCGACCAGCGACTTTCATGTAAGCCTGGCGCGGAACAGACCTCACATGCAGTTTTTCAAGCCAACTGGACACACGCACTCGTCGCTACTGTACTAACGCGGTAGTAATTAATAGCGAGCTTCATTCGAGTTTCCATTCGTCGACCGACTGGGCGACAGATACTCGGCATTTCGCTGGACTGGCACCATGATGATCACGGCGAACCACATCGCCGTCCGAGGGGCGCGCCTGtacggcatcaccgccatccCCTCCCTCTTCGAGCCACTCAATGATGCGTACGCCGGCGAaagcgacggcgaggcgacaTTCTACGCCGAGTCCAAGGCCGAACAAGGCAAAAGCATGCTGTCCATCAGAAGCTGGCCCCATCTCCACAACATACCGTACCCGATCGAGTTCATCCGCAACGTCACGAACCAGCCGACGTTTGGGGGCCCGCGGCACTGCGATCGGTACATTCGCCTGTTCAACACGTCGCTAACAGAGAATGACGCGTttgcgccggtgccggtCACGGCAGACATCAAGGCGCAGCTAGCGCCCGTGACAGCGTCtgaggatgccgtcgagtACAGGGGGGTCTACGGCTGGAGGCTGAGCACAGCCTTTGTCGAGCCAATACATCCCTGGAAGTGCGACCAACTTGCCGGCTACGCTGGCACTGGGCCGGGGGATAGCTCGCCGCCTGGGCCTCCAAAAGAATTGCGACGAGAGCCGTTCTCGTCGGACGAAATGCGTTAGCCGAGGTGTTTTGGGTCCGAGACTGTGTGTGCGCGACCGTGTATGCCGTCTCAAATAGCTCAGACATCCTGCCTTGCCAGCACAAGAGAGCCAAGCCATCCAAGCCAAAGCTATCATTTGATGCTCCGAGCTCACGGCCTACAGCATCGAGGTCCCTGCCGTGACCTGGAGCCGGTCAGAAGCCGTCCGAAATGCGTTTCGCCGAGAGGGCACCCATATTGCCGCTCGCCAGATTGGAAAACTCTCCTTGCTGTACCGCActgtgctgccgccgcctcatcatTTACGTTTCCAATCGTCATTTGGTCGTACTCAACGCCAAGCATAACCGCCCTCCCCGCATGACGAGGCGGTCACGCGGTGTATTAAGCCAAGCTAACTGCCGGCCCATGTCGATGTAGCATTACGGTTGTGTCAAACGACCAGTCTTCTAGTGCGTAGATTTTTGTCTTCACGTTGTTGTCGGCTTTGTTCGTTGTGGGCGCCATAGCGCTGCGATGGAATGTTGCCTATTCTCCGGCCCGCTTCTTCCATCCACGCAATACGTTGATGGAACGAAGGGGGTCCCAAAGCTGAACGCCTTCTCGACGACCCAGCCTTGGCTGGCGTCTCGTTTACCTGTTTGGGCCGATTCACATCAGAAGCCGAGGGATACGATCTGCACGGTCTGGGAGCCAGCCTTGTCCTGATTGTCGCTGCGGTATACTACCAATTGATACAGAAGGTCAGATTCCTCAAAGATCCTTTAATAGAAAAGCGCAGGGCGTTTTGCATTTCCCCCGAGGACAGCGTCTTCGTCTGGcagtttttttttttttttggcgcGCACATCTCCGCCAGGTCATATTGTTAGACCCCCATTTGACTCCATCGTCAACCCATTCGCGTCGACCAGTAGTAAACGACTCTATGGCTCGGAAACAATTCAAAATTGGCCGCAAGAATATGAGCGGACACTATGATGTCGAGTCAACCGACGGACAACACCTCTACTACGTGGACATGTGGAGTCTTGGCTCCGGAAAGCCCGACTTGACCATGCATGACGGCCCAGATAACAAGTCACCTATCGTCGCTGTGTCCCACATGCCTGCTCTGTCCAACAGCTTCAAAATTGGCCTCGGTGACCTGTCGCACCTCGATGCAATGATCTGGGAGGAACTTGCCAAGGAGCGCCTCACAAAGTCCGgatggcgctgggcgacggatCTACCCGACGGCACGAGAACACACCTCATCTGGAAGCGCACCAAGTCCGCTGCCGTCCAAGGcatgacggtgccgtcgatgAGCTCCCGCAACTTCAAGCTCCAGGACGCACTAACGAGCGAGgtgctcgccgtcttcacgAGCGAGAGGACGTACAGGACGTGCGGCGTGCTGCAGGTCAACGTGGAACATGGGCGCGCCTTCGACCTAATGGTGCTGGCATCGTGTCTGACATTGTACGAAGAGTCGCGACGCGAGGCCCAGCGGTCGTGGTCAGGGGGGTCGTAGGACATCGTGGTGTGGTATGCTCTGTACAACTTCTGATGTTACCGCAACCTCGTGCATGGTCTTCGGGCCCCTGGGATCATGTCATACATGCCATGCCAGCGGGATTTGAAATCAACGATCGCCGGAAGTCAAAGCTTGCCTGAGTGCTTGTCGCATGGTTGCGCGTATCTTCTCAACGCGACATCAGATCAATATCGTATTGTGTTGTGGCTGTCTCTGTTTCCGCTTGTGTACCAACGGTCCTCACTTCAGGACCTTGATGTCTTGCAATTTGGCACAGAAGATGCGCTGTTTACCGAAACACAATGTATTTCCATATACCAACTCCTCTGGCGTGCGTACCGTAAGCCCTCGATGGCTGTGCTGGCCCCTTGCTTCACTGTTCCCACATCGTGCAGCCCCGTGCCACGCAGTGACATGACCGGACTAGCGCCGAGACCGACAAAAGTGCCTGAAGACTTACTAAAACAGTGATGGATGTGCGGTATCTGTGCTACCCAACCCATCGTCGGGAGGGGACTGACTGTCGACAGGCTAAAGTCGACATGGAGggtctggcctggcctgggccgACTGGAACATTACCAACGCCGGGCCACTTACTACTTGA
This sequence is a window from Purpureocillium takamizusanense chromosome 8, complete sequence. Protein-coding genes within it:
- a CDS encoding uncharacterized protein (EggNog:ENOG503P4MF), with translation MHLEDIVTTAVLAARAAVSVLLPRQALDTSPTQSQMKPHGDLEQYRKYVTGNLNGTTLIVPIPLTRAREILPKEYEFLDGAAWQSMLPDFPSDKYPLMVTAVYDHDVGSKGYGVSTSDFHRASFEFPFVDRLGDRYSAFRWTGTMMITANHIAVRGARLYGITAIPSLFEPLNDAYAGESDGEATFYAESKAEQGKSMLSIRSWPHLHNIPYPIEFIRNVTNQPTFGGPRHCDRYIRLFNTSLTENDAFAPVPVTADIKAQLAPVTASEDAVEYRGVYGWRLSTAFVEPIHPWKCDQLAGYAGTGPGDSSPPGPPKELRREPFSSDEMR
- a CDS encoding uncharacterized protein (EggNog:ENOG503P992); protein product: MARKQFKIGRKNMSGHYDVESTDGQHLYYVDMWSLGSGKPDLTMHDGPDNKSPIVAVSHMPALSNSFKIGLGDLSHLDAMIWEELAKERLTKSGWRWATDLPDGTRTHLIWKRTKSAAVQGMTVPSMSSRNFKLQDALTSEVLAVFTSERTYRTCGVLQVNVEHGRAFDLMVLASCLTLYEESRREAQRSWSGGS